One Nostoc punctiforme PCC 73102 DNA window includes the following coding sequences:
- a CDS encoding leucine-rich repeat protein, with the protein MARDKAYQKAEQRIEKARQEGAIELDLSKIELTEIPEAIASLTQLQQLDLSRNQVTQLPEAIASLTQLQTLDLSNNKLTQLPEAIASLARLQRLDLSNNQLTELPEAIASLAQLQELNLRNNQLTELPEAIASLTRLQRLDLSNNQLTELPEAIASLTQLQSFDLSHNELTELPNSLSRLLYLEIFDCGSNLLRQVPSVIKELKGLKELYIYANDLEVIPSWICDLHVLEILSIGGNQISELPKSLDKLQSLEFIILGADDGGNPLSKLPPCIQRIKQIRRIWANNCELHFLPDWLNEFPQLEELYLGSNCLTDLPASLGQLPHLDDIQLDHNPLNPDLAAAYEQGTEAVLQYLRARSEAQVTLNEAKLILIGEGEVGKSCLLGALRGDEWEDGRPTTHGIEIKSVIVTDPDSGTEISLNGWDFGGQRVYRPTHQLFFSAPAVYLVIWKPREGPQQGFVKEWITLIKNREPDAKVLVVATHGGPGQRQPDIDRQEILDQFGKDTVIDFFHVDSKPNQDTTDCAGLAELKDTIARVAASLPEMGRSVPAKWQQVRETLQTSDKAYLPYDDVITICAEQGIDEEQAELFLRISHILGHFIHYHYDPTLRDIVILKPDWLAKAISFVLDDETTRKRNGLVEFKHLSQLWSHPPFAGEEGYPPKLHPIFLRLMERFDLSYKVVFDPSETSNTSLIAQLVPDTRPEPLPNWGEQPEAGDRQQVQICRIVDSRGQFAVAEGLFYQLIVRLHKYSLGRANYENSIHWQRGLMLDNDYNGRALLEYVGTDVKITVRAAYPERFLSYLTEEIKWLVENFWEGLRCNVMVPCIETCGMNAPGNGLFEVQKLIESKKKNRHEFPCPISGCGEWQNIDQLLNNAPTAQPPSQEIGIEQFRYIVKDELNVIRKDLVMYDRLDQARFQVLSQEQRTILSQVDQQFAELMQMLTDEAKDGPRLFSFKPIEPGFFDRPKWISAKFQLTLWCEHARQPLPALNPNDKKKGVYELDLPREWFTKAVPYLRILTGTLSLVLPVAGSATKFILDDTTYKAIEEQLDLGQKSIESTLKGSDMALAGKSKSDASFLEGDAIRAQGSILRELHTLLKEKDPSFGGLVRVQNKRREFLWVHPQFIDEY; encoded by the coding sequence ATGGCAAGAGATAAAGCTTATCAAAAAGCAGAGCAGCGCATTGAAAAAGCACGGCAAGAGGGAGCAATAGAACTCGATCTCAGCAAGATAGAACTCACTGAGATACCAGAAGCGATCGCATCTCTGACACAGTTGCAACAGCTTGACCTCTCCAGAAACCAAGTGACCCAACTGCCAGAGGCGATCGCATCCTTGACCCAGTTGCAAACGCTTGACCTCTCCAATAATAAACTGACCCAACTGCCAGAAGCGATCGCATCCTTGGCTCGGTTGCAACGGCTTGACCTCTCTAACAACCAATTGACAGAACTGCCAGAAGCGATCGCATCCTTGGCTCAGTTGCAAGAGCTTAACCTCCGCAACAACCAATTGACAGAACTGCCAGAAGCGATCGCATCCCTGACTCGGTTGCAACGGCTTGACCTCTCTAACAACCAATTGACAGAACTGCCAGAAGCGATCGCATCCCTGACTCAGTTACAATCATTTGACCTCTCCCACAACGAATTAACGGAACTGCCAAATTCATTAAGTCGCCTACTGTATTTAGAGATATTTGATTGTGGAAGTAATCTACTCAGACAAGTTCCATCAGTCATAAAAGAACTGAAAGGGTTGAAAGAATTATATATTTACGCAAACGATTTAGAAGTAATTCCTTCATGGATTTGTGATCTGCATGTATTAGAAATACTCAGCATTGGTGGCAACCAAATTTCGGAACTTCCTAAATCACTGGATAAACTCCAAAGTTTAGAATTTATCATTTTAGGAGCTGATGATGGTGGTAATCCACTGAGCAAACTTCCTCCATGCATTCAACGAATTAAGCAAATTCGGAGGATTTGGGCAAATAACTGTGAACTGCATTTTTTGCCTGACTGGCTGAATGAATTCCCACAGTTGGAAGAACTCTATCTAGGAAGCAACTGTCTAACCGACTTGCCAGCATCGCTAGGGCAACTTCCTCACCTGGACGATATCCAGCTTGACCACAATCCCCTCAATCCTGATCTTGCTGCTGCCTACGAACAAGGCACTGAAGCAGTCTTGCAATACCTGCGGGCAAGATCAGAAGCACAGGTGACGCTGAATGAAGCCAAACTGATCCTAATTGGTGAGGGTGAGGTGGGCAAAAGTTGTCTGTTGGGAGCATTGCGGGGAGATGAATGGGAGGATGGTCGCCCCACGACTCACGGGATTGAAATTAAATCTGTAATCGTCACCGATCCCGACAGTGGCACAGAGATATCACTCAATGGTTGGGATTTTGGCGGTCAACGGGTTTATCGACCGACGCACCAGTTGTTTTTCAGTGCCCCAGCCGTGTATCTGGTGATCTGGAAGCCACGGGAAGGTCCCCAGCAGGGCTTTGTCAAAGAGTGGATTACGCTGATCAAAAATCGAGAACCAGATGCAAAGGTGTTGGTCGTCGCAACCCACGGCGGCCCCGGACAGCGACAACCGGACATTGACAGACAAGAAATTCTGGATCAATTCGGCAAAGATACGGTAATCGATTTCTTCCATGTAGACAGCAAACCCAACCAGGATACGACGGATTGCGCTGGTCTTGCAGAATTAAAAGATACTATTGCTCGTGTCGCTGCATCTCTTCCCGAAATGGGGCGTTCCGTTCCAGCAAAGTGGCAACAGGTGCGGGAAACTTTACAGACAAGTGACAAAGCCTATCTCCCCTACGATGATGTCATTACCATCTGCGCTGAACAGGGAATCGATGAGGAGCAAGCAGAACTGTTTCTTCGCATCTCCCATATATTAGGGCATTTCATCCATTACCATTACGACCCAACACTACGCGATATCGTCATTCTCAAACCCGATTGGCTGGCAAAGGCGATCAGCTTCGTGCTAGATGATGAAACAACACGCAAACGCAACGGTTTAGTGGAATTTAAACATCTCAGCCAGTTGTGGAGCCATCCGCCATTTGCAGGCGAAGAAGGCTACCCCCCAAAATTGCATCCAATCTTTCTGCGGCTGATGGAACGCTTTGATCTATCCTACAAAGTGGTTTTCGATCCGTCAGAAACTAGCAATACCAGCCTAATTGCTCAACTCGTTCCCGACACACGCCCGGAGCCATTGCCCAATTGGGGAGAGCAACCAGAAGCGGGAGATAGACAACAGGTGCAAATCTGCCGCATTGTGGACAGTCGCGGACAGTTTGCAGTAGCAGAAGGTTTGTTTTACCAGTTAATTGTTCGGTTGCACAAATACTCGCTGGGACGGGCGAATTACGAAAACAGCATCCATTGGCAACGGGGCTTAATGCTTGACAATGATTACAACGGTCGGGCATTGCTGGAATATGTTGGCACTGATGTAAAAATTACGGTACGGGCAGCTTATCCAGAAAGGTTCCTGTCATATCTCACAGAAGAGATTAAATGGCTAGTCGAGAATTTCTGGGAAGGATTGCGTTGTAATGTGATGGTTCCCTGCATTGAAACTTGCGGTATGAATGCCCCTGGAAACGGACTGTTTGAGGTACAAAAACTAATTGAAAGCAAAAAGAAAAATCGCCATGAGTTCCCGTGTCCCATTTCCGGGTGTGGCGAATGGCAAAACATCGATCAATTGCTGAATAACGCGCCAACTGCTCAACCCCCATCCCAAGAAATTGGCATTGAGCAGTTCCGATACATTGTGAAAGACGAGCTAAACGTCATCCGCAAAGATTTGGTTATGTACGATCGCCTAGATCAAGCACGCTTTCAGGTATTATCTCAGGAGCAACGTACCATTTTAAGCCAGGTCGATCAGCAGTTTGCAGAACTGATGCAGATGCTCACCGATGAAGCGAAAGATGGCCCGCGCCTGTTCAGCTTTAAACCCATTGAACCAGGATTTTTTGATCGCCCCAAATGGATTAGTGCTAAGTTTCAACTCACCCTCTGGTGCGAACACGCACGTCAACCACTTCCAGCTTTAAATCCCAACGACAAGAAAAAGGGAGTCTATGAATTAGACTTACCGCGTGAGTGGTTCACCAAAGCAGTCCCCTATCTCAGAATTTTGACCGGAACCCTGAGCCTAGTCTTACCTGTGGCAGGTTCGGCAACTAAATTTATACTGGATGATACTACCTACAAAGCCATTGAAGAACAACTTGATTTAGGACAGAAAAGCATCGAGTCTACTTTGAAGGGAAGTGATATGGCTTTGGCTGGAAAGTCCAAGAGCGATGCTTCCTTCTTGGAAGGCGATGCAATCCGCGCTCAAGGCTCAATTTTGCGAGAATTACACACCTTATTAAAAGAGAAAGATCCTAGTTTTGGTGGTCTAGTGCGGGTGCAAAACAAACGCCGTGAATTTCTTTGGGTTCATCCTCAATTTATAGATGAATATTAA
- the tmk gene encoding dTMP kinase gives MGGKLIVFEGVEGCGKTSQMQLCSQWLESLGVSVVVTREPGGTELGLHLRRLLLEKAEDKPVAEVTELLLYAADRSQHVEQELKPNLAAGKYILCDRYTDSTIAYQGYGRGLNMSLINQLNYIATAGLESDLTIWLDIDVEVGLTRKRGDGIALDRIEQETIAFHRRVQQGYAELAASYPSRIVRVDGSLSKEAVQQVIQEILRVHLKGLP, from the coding sequence ATGGGTGGCAAATTAATTGTATTTGAAGGGGTGGAAGGCTGCGGCAAAACCAGCCAAATGCAGCTTTGTTCTCAGTGGTTGGAAAGTTTGGGTGTTTCTGTGGTAGTCACTCGTGAACCAGGGGGAACAGAGTTAGGCTTACATCTTCGCCGCTTACTACTAGAGAAGGCAGAGGATAAACCAGTTGCAGAAGTGACAGAACTTTTATTGTATGCTGCTGACCGATCGCAACACGTGGAACAAGAACTTAAACCAAATCTCGCAGCAGGGAAATATATTTTATGCGATCGCTACACTGACTCTACCATTGCCTACCAAGGATATGGTCGCGGTTTGAATATGAGTTTAATCAATCAGCTTAACTATATTGCCACTGCCGGCTTAGAAAGTGACTTAACTATTTGGCTAGATATCGATGTCGAAGTTGGACTAACCCGCAAACGGGGAGATGGAATCGCATTAGACCGCATTGAACAAGAAACAATCGCTTTTCATCGGCGCGTTCAGCAAGGATACGCAGAGTTAGCAGCATCTTATCCTTCAAGAATTGTGCGGGTAGATGGCAGCTTGAGTAAAGAAGCTGTGCAACAAGTAATTCAAGAAATTCTGCGCGTACATTTGAAGGGATTGCCATAG
- a CDS encoding GMC oxidoreductase: MSGVIKRRQFIRATLAATASIGVSKIASATYRGEECVEALVIGSGFGGAVAALRLGEAGIKTIVLERGRRWPITAAGNTFSTYQNPDGRSTWLSPTTVIFNQVPIDIYTGVLDVKVGDGIIAYRGAGVGGGSLVYNAVSYQPTKELFYQVFPRSIKYEELDKVYYPRVRSVLKPSPIPDDILKTDYYLASRILLEQAAKAGLKARKLDVAVDWDIVRQEIAGKKVPSAIAGQAYYGLNSGAKNSLDRNYLSRAEATKKVEIRPLHVVNTIEEYHAGRYRVTCNQIDERGVVLAKKSFICRYLFLAAGSIGTTELLLRAKHNGTLGRLNNQVGKLWGTNGDGISAIVTSNQTNATLGGPASVVIEDFDNPIAPLVIEQLPFPIVPQGVLAPLSLAIAKPEGYLTYNTSTQSANLFWPKDSANNQKITQANQYTYQRLNQANGTTFGAPLDFSATAHPLGGATMGAVCNTYGKVHGYSNLFVVDGSLIPGSTACTNPSLTIAALAERCMDRFLNKKLPESMEWE; encoded by the coding sequence ATGTCAGGCGTAATTAAACGTCGTCAATTTATTCGGGCAACACTGGCAGCAACTGCAAGCATAGGCGTGTCTAAGATTGCTTCTGCAACCTATCGTGGTGAAGAATGTGTAGAAGCGCTGGTGATTGGTAGCGGTTTTGGTGGAGCAGTTGCAGCATTGCGCCTTGGTGAAGCTGGAATTAAAACCATAGTATTGGAACGGGGACGACGATGGCCAATCACCGCCGCAGGTAATACTTTCTCCACATATCAAAACCCAGATGGTCGGTCTACTTGGTTAAGTCCGACTACAGTTATATTCAACCAAGTTCCAATTGATATTTATACTGGTGTCCTGGATGTTAAGGTAGGCGATGGGATTATTGCTTATCGTGGAGCAGGGGTAGGAGGCGGTTCGCTAGTCTACAATGCTGTCAGTTATCAGCCAACTAAAGAACTTTTTTATCAAGTCTTTCCACGCAGTATCAAATATGAGGAACTGGATAAAGTTTACTATCCAAGGGTGCGTTCCGTCCTCAAACCATCTCCCATACCGGATGATATTCTAAAAACTGACTACTATTTAGCAAGCCGTATTTTATTAGAGCAAGCAGCCAAAGCTGGTTTAAAAGCCCGCAAACTTGATGTAGCTGTTGATTGGGATATCGTTCGCCAAGAAATTGCGGGTAAGAAGGTTCCTTCTGCGATCGCAGGTCAAGCTTACTATGGTCTTAATAGTGGTGCCAAAAATAGCTTAGATCGAAATTATCTGAGCAGGGCAGAAGCTACTAAAAAGGTGGAAATCCGACCCCTACACGTAGTCAACACGATCGAAGAATACCATGCTGGGCGTTACCGAGTTACCTGCAATCAAATCGATGAGCGGGGAGTTGTGCTGGCTAAAAAATCCTTTATCTGTCGCTATCTGTTTTTAGCAGCCGGTTCCATTGGCACCACCGAATTGCTTTTACGTGCCAAGCACAATGGCACATTGGGTCGCCTGAACAATCAAGTCGGAAAATTGTGGGGAACTAACGGTGATGGGATAAGTGCGATCGTTACTTCTAATCAAACGAATGCCACATTAGGCGGGCCAGCATCGGTAGTAATTGAAGACTTCGACAATCCCATCGCTCCATTAGTCATTGAGCAACTTCCTTTTCCGATAGTTCCACAAGGTGTTTTAGCTCCTCTGAGTCTAGCGATCGCCAAGCCAGAGGGCTATCTGACCTACAATACTTCTACGCAATCAGCTAATCTGTTTTGGCCAAAAGACTCAGCCAATAATCAGAAAATTACCCAGGCTAATCAGTATACTTACCAACGGCTAAATCAAGCAAATGGTACAACTTTTGGCGCACCCCTTGACTTTAGTGCGACAGCGCATCCTCTTGGTGGTGCAACTATGGGTGCTGTATGCAATACTTACGGCAAAGTCCACGGCTATTCTAATTTGTTTGTTGTAGATGGTTCTTTGATTCCTGGTTCGACTGCCTGCACTAACCCATCGCTAACCATCGCGGCTTTAGCGGAGCGGTGCATGGATCGTTTTCTCAATAAGAAGCTTCCTGAAAGCATGGAGTGGGAGTAA
- a CDS encoding hydantoinase/oxoprolinase family protein, whose translation MLKVFADRGGTFTDIVTVTNNQAIIDRLSRHPERFLIVTLPNQEWIIVYKVLSENPEQYQDAAIQGIRDIMGISSNEPIPTEAIEVVKMGTTVATNALLERKGDRVVLIITKGFKDALRIGYQNRPNIFARHIVLPTMLYEQVIEIDERYDAYGNELTPVNIQQAENDLQAVYNTGIRSCAIVFMHSDRYPKHEQQIAQIAQEIGFTQISVSHQVSPLMKLVSRGDTTVVDAYLTPILRRYVNQVASQLPGVKLMFMKSDGGLVAAEQFQGKDSILSGPAGGIVGAVQTSKRAGFDSVITFDMGGTSTDVAHFKGEYERQLDSEIAGARMRVPVLAINTIAAGGGSILSFDGSSYRVGPQSAGSNPGPACYRRGGPLTITDANVMLGKIYPQYFPSVFGIDGNLPLDKDTVIQQFTQLAQDIQSATLNHCTPEQVAAGFIAIAVENMANAIKKISLQRGYDVTQYVLCCFGGAGGQVACLIADTLGMKKIFLHPYAGVFSAYGMGLADVRAIREGGVEQPLIQALIPKLHQLMEYLETQARSEINEARSQVEIVKKVNLKYEGTNSTLTVNFADDVVLMRQEFEDEHKSRYGFIQLEKTLIVESASVEVIQKMETPEEPLITRTRSIVEAPEAVEIVRMFTADRWHDTPVYRREDLQPEDSINGPAIVVEKISTIVVEPHWQARLTECNHLILQRL comes from the coding sequence ATGTTGAAGGTTTTTGCCGATCGCGGTGGTACATTCACAGATATTGTTACCGTTACTAATAATCAGGCAATTATAGACAGACTCTCAAGACATCCTGAGCGTTTTTTAATTGTGACTCTGCCTAATCAGGAATGGATTATAGTCTACAAAGTGCTTTCAGAAAATCCCGAACAATATCAAGATGCAGCCATCCAAGGAATTCGAGATATTATGGGTATTTCTAGCAATGAACCCATTCCTACTGAAGCGATAGAAGTAGTAAAAATGGGGACAACAGTAGCAACAAATGCGCTGTTAGAGAGGAAAGGTGACAGAGTTGTTCTTATCATCACCAAAGGGTTTAAAGATGCACTGCGAATTGGCTACCAGAACCGTCCTAACATCTTTGCCCGTCATATTGTTTTACCAACCATGCTTTATGAGCAGGTGATTGAGATTGATGAACGTTATGATGCTTATGGGAATGAATTAACCCCTGTAAATATTCAACAAGCCGAAAATGACTTGCAAGCAGTTTACAACACAGGAATTCGGAGTTGTGCTATTGTTTTTATGCACAGCGATCGCTATCCCAAACACGAACAACAAATCGCCCAAATCGCCCAAGAAATCGGCTTTACACAAATATCTGTATCTCATCAAGTTAGTCCGTTAATGAAATTAGTTAGCCGAGGAGATACAACAGTAGTTGATGCTTATTTAACTCCGATTTTACGCCGCTATGTCAACCAAGTAGCGAGTCAGTTACCTGGAGTCAAATTAATGTTTATGAAATCTGACGGCGGTTTAGTCGCAGCCGAACAATTTCAAGGCAAAGATAGTATTTTGAGTGGCCCGGCTGGCGGTATTGTCGGTGCAGTTCAAACTAGTAAAAGAGCCGGTTTTGACTCAGTTATCACCTTTGATATGGGAGGAACAAGTACAGATGTTGCCCACTTTAAAGGAGAGTATGAACGACAACTAGATTCAGAAATTGCTGGGGCGCGGATGCGAGTTCCCGTATTAGCAATTAATACCATTGCGGCTGGAGGCGGTTCAATTCTCTCTTTTGATGGTTCTAGTTATCGTGTTGGCCCTCAATCTGCTGGTTCAAATCCTGGGCCTGCTTGTTACCGACGCGGGGGGCCATTAACGATTACAGATGCCAATGTAATGTTAGGCAAAATCTATCCACAATATTTTCCCTCGGTTTTTGGAATTGATGGCAATTTACCTTTAGATAAAGATACTGTCATTCAGCAATTTACCCAATTAGCTCAAGATATTCAAAGCGCTACATTAAATCATTGTACTCCCGAACAGGTAGCGGCTGGATTTATTGCGATCGCAGTAGAAAATATGGCAAACGCAATTAAAAAAATCAGTCTACAACGAGGTTATGATGTTACCCAATATGTGCTTTGTTGTTTTGGCGGCGCAGGCGGGCAAGTTGCTTGTTTAATTGCCGATACCTTGGGCATGAAAAAGATATTTCTTCACCCTTATGCTGGTGTTTTCTCCGCCTATGGAATGGGATTAGCAGATGTCAGGGCGATTAGAGAAGGAGGAGTAGAACAGCCTTTAATCCAAGCATTAATCCCTAAATTACACCAGTTAATGGAATATTTAGAAACTCAAGCTAGAAGTGAAATAAATGAAGCGCGTAGTCAAGTAGAAATAGTCAAAAAAGTAAATTTAAAATATGAAGGAACTAACTCTACTTTAACCGTTAATTTTGCCGATGATGTGGTACTAATGCGGCAAGAATTTGAGGATGAACATAAATCCCGCTATGGTTTCATTCAATTAGAGAAAACTTTAATTGTTGAATCAGCTTCAGTAGAAGTAATTCAGAAAATGGAGACTCCCGAAGAACCCTTAATTACTCGTACACGTTCTATAGTTGAAGCCCCCGAAGCAGTTGAGATAGTAAGGATGTTTACTGCTGATAGATGGCATGATACGCCTGTTTACCGGCGAGAAGATTTGCAACCAGAAGATAGTATTAATGGGCCTGCGATCGTTGTAGAAAAAATTAGCACAATTGTAGTGGAACCTCATTGGCAAGCAAGATTAACTGAATGTAATCATTTAATTTTACAGCGCCTATAA
- a CDS encoding ATP-binding protein: MMSHPAHPTLGQSSYPGLTRSLSAVESWGFGLTAHISWTALVPAIHAALGPQAIFVWIPAVIFGMLLNYQVKRLGMHFINVAGGTPNYATKLLQNYPGIACYAAIGYLLNWVSYLSVNTIVLKDLIKVNLEALGIACPEILLDIGFTLLPFIVAFSGTRALSILHLFFVIPAFGLLITFCVQGLGWLAFSGDSPGFFPSNWSSLGFVDWAKWFFFVTYATYSCETASSFVADSRQPTQTLRFLDVAAWMMPPIFLGGSWVMMRLATDPSLKDNAFMNLVAASQPFWGKSAAISVSFLLVAACLLGSATVVSNCPRILYQLALDKHISPVFSVVSRRGVFVPALTLTLVLCLIYLIWGDVARIVAVGNVGWFVSFMLLHLGLWLRRDRSEVLFPRISLAILLLEVVVLVVGGLAWGWLNLLIGLLFPIGVMGIDAVIRRVKFPPFHPSWWMQRYKSRPVVMIKDSVVLQVSILIFLLCSAVAVGWLFGVKLNKTASEAGENIFVVLLMTVAFVGVAIACWTSLPQVVAIAEAREAAEHLFTVAQDGILVVDDRGIIQQANPATESFFGVNPSELRGNHLNKWLTALVYYPDEWAKRSEQTLLRNGKNKILEVSISDRPHQDFQEYVVILHDITQRKQAEQILRYSEAQLRQEAKHLASQLIHSEKMSSLGQLVAGVAHEINNPVNFIYGNITHANQYIEDLLKILQLYQQNYPNPVTEIKKETEAIDLDFVIADLPKLLTSMTVGAERITEIVLSLRNFSRLDETEMKAVNIHEGIDNTLLILEHRLKAKSNSLTIDIIKEYGDLPLVECYAGQLNQVFMNLLANAIDALEEAVENSEWEVVEKALSTPQIRIHTKLTSDNQVVICIADNGTGIPEKVQKQLFEPFFTTKPVGKGTGLGLSISYQIITQKHQGKLECISAPGKGTEFVIVIPLNQQAI, from the coding sequence ATGATGTCCCATCCTGCTCATCCCACTTTGGGCCAATCTTCTTACCCTGGCTTGACTAGAAGCTTAAGTGCTGTTGAAAGTTGGGGTTTCGGTTTAACAGCTCATATTTCCTGGACAGCATTGGTTCCAGCAATTCATGCTGCTCTCGGTCCCCAAGCTATTTTTGTCTGGATACCTGCGGTGATTTTCGGAATGCTGCTCAACTACCAGGTAAAACGCTTGGGTATGCATTTTATAAATGTGGCTGGAGGAACGCCTAACTATGCTACTAAGTTGCTGCAAAACTATCCAGGAATAGCTTGCTATGCAGCAATTGGATACTTGCTCAACTGGGTTTCTTACCTGTCAGTTAATACTATCGTCCTCAAAGATTTAATTAAGGTGAATTTGGAGGCGCTGGGTATTGCCTGTCCAGAAATACTTTTAGATATTGGCTTTACACTGTTGCCGTTTATAGTCGCGTTTAGTGGAACTCGCGCCCTCAGTATTTTACATTTATTTTTTGTAATTCCAGCCTTTGGATTGCTAATTACCTTCTGTGTACAGGGTCTTGGCTGGTTAGCTTTCTCTGGTGATAGTCCAGGGTTTTTTCCTAGCAATTGGTCATCTCTGGGTTTTGTCGATTGGGCAAAGTGGTTCTTTTTCGTCACTTATGCCACCTACAGTTGTGAAACGGCTTCTTCTTTTGTCGCCGATAGCCGCCAACCCACTCAGACGCTACGTTTTCTAGATGTTGCGGCTTGGATGATGCCACCTATCTTTTTGGGGGGATCTTGGGTAATGATGCGGTTAGCAACCGATCCCAGCCTCAAAGACAATGCTTTTATGAATCTTGTGGCGGCTTCCCAACCTTTCTGGGGAAAATCAGCAGCTATAAGTGTTTCCTTTTTGCTAGTAGCTGCTTGTCTTTTAGGTTCGGCAACGGTTGTTTCTAATTGTCCTCGGATTTTGTATCAGTTGGCTTTAGACAAACACATCTCACCTGTATTTTCCGTTGTTTCACGTCGGGGTGTGTTTGTGCCGGCACTGACATTAACACTGGTGTTGTGCCTAATTTATTTGATTTGGGGAGATGTCGCGCGAATCGTAGCCGTTGGTAATGTTGGCTGGTTTGTCTCCTTTATGTTATTGCATTTGGGGCTTTGGCTGCGGCGCGATCGCTCGGAAGTTTTGTTCCCTCGCATATCTTTGGCGATTCTGCTGTTAGAAGTTGTGGTGTTAGTGGTGGGCGGACTTGCCTGGGGTTGGCTCAACTTGCTAATTGGGCTATTATTTCCCATTGGGGTTATGGGAATAGATGCAGTGATTCGCCGGGTGAAATTCCCTCCATTTCATCCCAGTTGGTGGATGCAGCGATATAAATCGCGCCCTGTGGTGATGATCAAAGACTCAGTAGTTCTTCAGGTGAGCATCCTGATTTTTTTACTGTGCAGCGCAGTGGCAGTTGGCTGGTTATTTGGTGTCAAACTTAATAAAACGGCAAGTGAGGCGGGGGAGAATATATTTGTGGTGCTGCTGATGACGGTGGCATTTGTGGGAGTAGCGATCGCTTGTTGGACAAGTTTACCGCAAGTGGTGGCGATCGCAGAAGCCCGTGAAGCTGCCGAACACCTATTTACTGTTGCCCAAGATGGTATTTTAGTTGTGGACGATCGAGGTATTATCCAGCAAGCGAATCCAGCCACTGAATCTTTCTTTGGTGTCAACCCATCTGAATTGCGGGGAAATCACCTCAATAAATGGCTAACTGCATTAGTCTACTATCCAGACGAGTGGGCAAAGCGCAGCGAACAAACCTTACTCCGCAATGGCAAAAACAAAATCCTAGAAGTTTCGATCTCAGACAGGCCCCATCAGGATTTTCAGGAGTATGTCGTCATTCTCCACGACATTACCCAGCGCAAACAAGCAGAGCAGATATTGCGATACTCAGAAGCACAATTACGCCAAGAGGCAAAGCATTTAGCATCTCAACTCATACATAGCGAAAAAATGTCCAGTTTGGGGCAGTTAGTAGCAGGAGTAGCGCACGAAATCAACAATCCAGTCAACTTTATCTATGGCAATATCACCCATGCCAATCAATATATTGAAGATTTACTGAAGATACTGCAATTATATCAGCAAAACTATCCTAATCCAGTAACAGAAATTAAAAAAGAAACAGAAGCCATTGACCTAGATTTCGTAATAGCAGACTTGCCCAAATTGTTAACTTCTATGACCGTCGGTGCCGAAAGAATCACAGAAATTGTCCTATCTCTGCGAAACTTTTCTCGGTTAGATGAAACAGAGATGAAAGCTGTAAATATCCATGAGGGTATAGATAATACATTGCTCATTCTAGAACATCGACTCAAGGCTAAATCTAACTCTCTAACAATTGATATTATCAAAGAGTACGGCGATCTGCCATTAGTAGAATGTTATGCCGGACAACTGAATCAGGTATTTATGAATCTTCTAGCAAATGCGATCGATGCTTTAGAAGAAGCAGTGGAGAATAGTGAGTGGGAAGTAGTAGAAAAAGCGCTTTCTACTCCCCAGATACGCATTCATACTAAACTCACTAGCGATAATCAGGTAGTTATTTGCATTGCTGATAATGGTACAGGCATTCCAGAAAAAGTACAAAAACAGTTGTTTGAACCATTCTTTACTACTAAACCAGTTGGGAAAGGTACGGGATTAGGTTTATCTATTAGTTATCAGATTATTACTCAAAAACATCAGGGAAAATTAGAATGCATTTCCGCTCCTGGAAAGGGGACAGAATTTGTAATTGTAATTCCGCTAAATCAGCAAGCTATCTAA